In the Populus trichocarpa isolate Nisqually-1 chromosome 1, P.trichocarpa_v4.1, whole genome shotgun sequence genome, one interval contains:
- the LOC7465059 gene encoding zinc finger CCCH domain-containing protein 44 yields MEISSRTCFPFLSTETVPLLKPPFHTSSPSLRILAARPVNLRMGRTVVTCATASTGNRAPSGIMKPKRVSPEMADFVGAPEVSRTQVLKLIWAHIKERNLQDPSNKKNIICDEKLKKIFPGRDQVGFLEIAGLISPHFLK; encoded by the exons atggaaaTTTCTTCAAGGACTTGCTTTCCTTTCCTATCCACCGAAACGGTGCCGCTTCTCAAGCCTCCATTTCATACATCCTCTCCTTCTCTCAGGATTCTGGCTGCGCGTCCTGTTAACCTGCGCATGGGGCGTACTGTTGTTACCTGCGCTACGGCGTCGACTGGCAACCGCGCTCCCAGCGGCATAATGAAGCCGAAGCGAGTCTCACCTGAAATGGCAGACTTTGTTGGCGCTCCTGAGGTCTCTCGCACCCAGGTTCTCAAGCTTATCTGGGCCCATATAAAGGAGCGCAATCTTCAg GACCCTAGTAACAAGAAGAACATAATTTGCGACGAGAAGTTGAAGAAGATATTTCCTGGTAGAGACCAGGTCGGATTTCTTGAGATTGCTGGGTTGATTAGTCCTCACTTCCTCAAATGA
- the LOC7478642 gene encoding pentatricopeptide repeat-containing protein At5g02860, translated as MTEKLSLPLLLSNPPPTKPSLPIQTHVHHQQLKPTTPTSPPPQHGTSLMQDFLFKQSSDPSKPITSQTQPDPFPIPRARTRIGKARDSNRGKPWTHHRLSLQGQRVLDSLNDPSFESSELDKILSLLLDYHKEELSLSSGGKEGLSNDVLGVIKGLGFYKKRDLAMSVFVWFKNRNDCGSVLSNSAVAVIISMLGKEGKVSVAASLLNDLHKDGFGLDVYAYTSLITACVSNGRYREAVMVFKKMEEEGCKPTLITYNVILNVYGKMGMPWNKIKGLFEGMKNAGVLPDEYTYNTLITCCRRGSLHEEAAAVFKDMKSMGFVPDKVTYNALLDVYGKSRRTKEAMEVLREMEVNGCSPSIVTYNSLISAYARDGLLKEAVELKNQMVEGGINLDVFTYTTLLSGFVRAGKDESAMRVFAEMRAAGCKPNICTFNALIKMHGNRGKFAEMMKVFEEIKNSCCVPDIVTWNTLLAVFGQNGMDSEVSGVFKEMKRAGFVPERDTYNTLISSYSRCGSFDQAMDVYKRMLEAGITPDLSTYNAVLAALARGGLWEQSEKILAEMKDGRCKPNELTYCSLLHAYANGKEIGRMLALAEEICSGVIEPHAVLLKTLVLVNSKCDLLVEAEVAFLELKRKGFSPDLSTLNAMISIYGRRQMFTKTNEILNFMNESGFTPSLATYNSLMYMHSRSENFERSEEVLKEILAKGIKPDTISYNTVIFAYCRNGRMKEASRIFSEMRESGLVPDVITYNTFVASYAADSMFEDAIDVVRYMIKHGCKPNQNTYNSVVDGYCKHNHRDDAIMFISSLHELDPHISREEKCRLSERLTKWS; from the coding sequence ATGACAGAGAAACTATCTCTGCCTCTTCTCCTCTCGAACCCACCTCCAACAAAACCCTCACTCCCTATCCAAACTCACGTCCACCATCAACAGCTAAAACCAACAACGCCCACTTCACCACCGCCTCAGCATGGCACATCGCTTATGCAGGACTTCCTTTTTAAGCAAAGCTCTGATCCTTCCAAACCCATCACCTCACAAACCCAACCTGACCCATTTCCCATCCCAAGAGCCCGAACCCGAATTGGCAAGGCCCGTGACAGCAACCGTGGCAAACCCTGGACCCACCATCGCCTCTCCCTTCAAGGTCAGCGAGTTCTAGATTCCTTAAATGACCCATCTTTTGAAAGCAGTGAATTAGATAAGATCTTGAGTCTTTTACTTGATTACCATAAAGAAGAGTTGAGTTTAAGTAGCGGTGGCAAGGAGGGGTTAAGTAATGATGTTTTGGGTGTTAttaagggtttagggttttataaAAAACGTGACCTGGCTATGAGTGTGTTTGTGTGGTTTAAGAATAGGAATGATTGTGGATCTGTTTTGAGTAATTCAGCTGTGGCTGTGATTATTAGCATGCTTGGTAAAGAAGGAAAAGTTTCAGTGGCAGCATCTTTGTTGAATGATTTGCATAAAGATGGGTTTGGACTTGATGTTTATGCTTATACATCTTTAATCACTGCTTGTGTTAGTAATGGAAGGTATAGGGAAGCTGTGATGGTGTTTAagaagatggaggaagaagGTTGCAAACCAACTTTGATTACTTATAATGTGATTTTGAATGTGTATGGGAAAATGGGCATGCCTTGGAATAAGATTAAAGGTCTGTTTGAGGGAATGAAGAATGCTGGAGTTTTGCCAGATGAGTATACATATAATACGCTTATAACTTGTTGTAGACGAGGATCTTTGCATGAAGAAGCTGCTGCGGTTTTCAAGGATATGAAATCGATGGGTTTTGTGCCTGACAAGGTCACTTATAATGCGTTATTGGATGTTTATGGGAAGTCAAGGCGGACTAAGGAGGCCATGGAGGTATTAAGAGAAATGGAGGTTAATGGATGTTCACCAAGCATTGTGACTTACAATTCCTTGATATCTGCCTATGCAAGAGATGGTCTGTTGAAAGAAGCAGTGGAGCTTAAAAACCAGATGGTTGAAGGTGGGATTAACCTGGATGTTTTTACTTACACTACGCTTTTGTCAGGATTTGTGAGGGCTGGTAAGGACGAGTCTGCAATGAGGGTTTTTGCTGAAATGAGAGCAGCAGGTTGCAAACCTAATATTTGTACTTTCAATGCCTTGATTAAGATGCATGGTAACAGGGGAAAGTTTGCAGAAATGATGAAGGTTTTTGAGGAGATAAAAAATTCCTGTTGCGTACCGGATATTGTTACTTGGAATACCCTTTTAGCAGTGTTTGGGCAAAATGGGATGGACTCAGAAGTGTCTGGAGTTTTCAAGGAGATGAAGAGGGCTGGCTTTGTACCTGAGAGGGACACTTACAACACCCTAATCAGCTCGTACAGCCGGTGTGGATCATTTGACCAAGCCATGGATGTATACAAGAGAATGCTGGAAGCTGGGATTACACCTGATCTTTCCACCTATAATGCTGTTTTGGCAGCATTAGCTCGAGGAGGGCTCTGGGAACAGTCAGAGAAAATACTCGCTGAAATGAAAGATGGTCGGTGCAAGCCCAATGAGCTGACATACTGTTCTTTGCTTCATGCTTATGCCAATGGCAAGGAGATTGGGCGGATGCTTGCTCTTGCGGAGGAGATATGCTCTGGTGTAATTGAACCCCATGCCGTACTCTTGAAGACCCTTGTTTTAGTTAATAGTAAATGTGACCTACTGGTAGAAGCTGAGGTTGCATTCCTggagttgaagagaaaaggttttTCACCTGACTTGAGTACTCTGAATGCCATGATTTCTATATATGGCAGGAGGCAGATGTTTACCAAAACAAATGAGATCTTGAACTTCATGAATGAGAGTGGATTCACTCCTAGCTTGGCAACTTACAATAGTTTGATGTATATGCACAGCCGATCAGAGAATTTTGAGAGATCAGAAGAAGTTTTGAAAGAAATCCTAGCAAAGGGAATAAAACCAGATACAATTTCTTACAACACCGTAATTTTTGCATATTGTCGAAATGGGAGGATGAAAGAGGCTTCACGGATATTCTCAGAAATGAGGGAATCTGGGCTTGTTCCAGATGTAATCACTTATAATACTTTTGTTGCAAGTTATGCAGCTGATTCAATGTTTGAGGACGCTATTGATGTTGTGCGATACATGATCAAGCATGGCTGTAAACCGAACCAAAATACATATAACTCAGTTGTCGATGGATACTGTAAACATAACCATCGGGATGATGCAATCATGTTCATAAGCAGTCTTCACGAGCTTGATCCACATATTTCTAGGGAGGAAAAGTGCAGGTTATCAGAACGTTTAACCAAGTGGTCATAG
- the LOC112327206 gene encoding classical arabinogalactan protein 9 isoform X2, which translates to MVRRNAVIFLSLICIVIAGVSGQAPATSPTATPAPPTATTPTTSPPPATSTPPPVSAPPPVTQSPPPATPPPVSAPPPASPPPATPPPATPPPATPPPATPPPATPPPAVPPPAPLASPPALVPAPAPSKSKLKAPAPSPLASSPPAPPTGAPAPSLGASSPGPVGTDLSGAEKMWSLQKMVVSLALGSTFWLLL; encoded by the exons ATGGTGCGTAGAAACGCTgtgatctttctttctttgatctGCATTGTTATTGCTGGTGTTAGTGGTCAAGCACCAGCAACATCACCAACAGCAACACCAGCACCACCTACGGCAACAACACCAACTACGTCTCCTCCACCAGCAACCTCCACTCCCCCACCAGTGTCAGCCCCACCTCCAGTCACCCAATCCCCACCTCCAGCTACACCTCCTCCGGTCTCAGCCCCACCACCAGCCTCCCCTCCTCCAGCCACACCACCCCCAGCAACAC CTCCTCCCGCCACACCGCCACCTGCTACTCCACCACCAGCAACCCCTCCTCCAGCTGTTCCTCCACCAGCTCCCTTGGCTTCTCCGCCAGCTCTTGTTCCAGCTCCAGCTCCCAGCAAGTCTAAGCTGAAGGCTCCAGCTCCATCTCCCCTGGCATCGAGTCCTCCAGCTCCACCAACCGGTGCTCCTGCTCCAAGTTTGGGTGCCTCTTCTCCTGGACCCGTAGGAACCGATTTG AGTGGAGCGGAGAAGATGTGGTCATTGCAGAAGATGGTCGTGAGCTTGGCCCTCGGATCAACTTTCTGGTTGCTGCTCTAG
- the LOC112327206 gene encoding classical arabinogalactan protein 9 isoform X1 — MVRRNAVIFLSLICIVIAGVSGQAPATSPTATPAPPTATTPTTSPPPATSTPPPVSAPPPVTQSPPPATPPPVSAPPPASPPPATPPPATPPPATPPPATPPPATPPPATPPPATPPPAVPPPAPLASPPALVPAPAPSKSKLKAPAPSPLASSPPAPPTGAPAPSLGASSPGPVGTDLSGAEKMWSLQKMVVSLALGSTFWLLL; from the exons ATGGTGCGTAGAAACGCTgtgatctttctttctttgatctGCATTGTTATTGCTGGTGTTAGTGGTCAAGCACCAGCAACATCACCAACAGCAACACCAGCACCACCTACGGCAACAACACCAACTACGTCTCCTCCACCAGCAACCTCCACTCCCCCACCAGTGTCAGCCCCACCTCCAGTCACCCAATCCCCACCTCCAGCTACACCTCCTCCGGTCTCAGCCCCACCACCAGCCTCCCCTCCTCCAGCCACACCACCCCCAGCAACACCTCCTCCCGCCACACCTCCACCAGCAACACCTCCTCCCGCCACACCGCCACCTGCTACTCCACCACCAGCAACCCCTCCTCCAGCTGTTCCTCCACCAGCTCCCTTGGCTTCTCCGCCAGCTCTTGTTCCAGCTCCAGCTCCCAGCAAGTCTAAGCTGAAGGCTCCAGCTCCATCTCCCCTGGCATCGAGTCCTCCAGCTCCACCAACCGGTGCTCCTGCTCCAAGTTTGGGTGCCTCTTCTCCTGGACCCGTAGGAACCGATTTG AGTGGAGCGGAGAAGATGTGGTCATTGCAGAAGATGGTCGTGAGCTTGGCCCTCGGATCAACTTTCTGGTTGCTGCTCTAG
- the LOC7465058 gene encoding uncharacterized protein LOC7465058, with product MEKKQGFFSALKEEVVRGLSPSRSRSNSPARTASPMSGLLRRKKHNKETSFFASQPEPVIGRSGSLRPMVGEALSPLMEGPDPDGGEGERKRVGSGLGQWMRGQLSRAPSVTSLAYKRSDLRLLLGVMGAPLAPVHVSTLDPLPHLSIKDTPIETSSAQYILQQYMAASGGHQVQNSIRNAYAMGKLKMIASEFETPTRVVKNRNGARGVESGGFVLWQMNPDMWYVELAVGGSKVHAGCNGKLVWRHTPWLGAHTAKGPVRPLRRALQGLDPRTTASMFADAKCIGEKNINGEDCFILKLFADPQTLKARSEGPAEIIRHVLFGYFSQKTGLLVHMEDSHLTRIQSNGGDAVYWETTINSFLDDYRPVEGIMIAHSGRTVVTLYRFGEVAMSHTKTKMEEAWTIEEVAFNVPGLSVDCFIPPADLKSGSFSEACELAQDERGKSAMALAAYRAKVAALDKSDDSCADNMIWKMEVSD from the exons atggaaaaaaaacaaggtttctTCTCGGCGCTCAAAGAAGAAGTTGTCCGTGGCCTCTCCCCTTCTCGTTCCCGCTCCAACAGCCCGGCTCGAACCGCGTCTCCAATGTCGGGCCTGCTTCGCCGCAAAAAACACAATAAGGAAACTTCCTTCTTCGCGTCGCAACCAGAACCAGTGATTGGGAGATCAGGGAGTTTGAGGCCAATGGTTGGGGAAGCGTTATCTCCACTAATGGAGGGTCCGGATCCGGATGGAGGGGAAGGTGAGCGTAAACGGGTCGGGTCGGGTTTGGGTCAGTGGATGAGAGGGCAGTTATCGAGGGCTCCGTCGGTTACTAGTTTGGCTTACAAGAGGTCTGATCTGAGGTTGTTGCTTGGGGTTATGGGTGCACCATTGGCTCCAGTGCATGTTAGCACTTTGGACCCTTTGCCTCACCTTAGCATTAAAGACACTCCCATT GAAACTTCCTCTGCCCAGTACATATTGCAGCAGTACATGGCAGCGTCTGGTGGGCACCAGGTGCAGAACTCTATTCGAAATGCGTATGCTATGGGAAAGCTTAAGATGATAGCTTCGGAATTTGAAACACCCACGAGGGTGGTGAAGAACCGGAATGGTGCTAGAGGTGTGGAATCGGGTGGGTTTGTGCTTTGGCAGATGAATCCTGATATGTGGTATGTTGAGCTAGCGGTTGGGGGTAGTAAGGTTCATGCTGGCTGCAATGGCAAACTTGTTTGGAGGCACACACCTTGGCTTGGTGCACATACTGCTAAAGGCCCTGTCAGACCCTTGCGTCGAGCACTTCAG GGTCTTGATCCAAGAACCACAGCCAGTATGTTTGCTGATGCAAAGTGCATaggagagaaaaacataaatggtGAGGATTGCTTTATACTAAAGCTTTTTGCTGATCCACAGACTCTGAAGGCCCGGAGTGAAGGCCCTGCAGAGATCATAAGGCATGTTTTATTCGGCTACTTCAGTCAAAAGACTGGACTTCTTGTTCACATGGAGGATTCACATCTGACCCGTATCCAATCCAATGGTGGAGATGCAGTTTACTGGGAAACAACAATCAATTCGTTCCTTGATGATTACAGGCCAGTTGAAGGGATCATGATTGCCCACTCGGGTCGTACTGTGGTGACTCTTTACAGGTTTGGCGAGGTAGCAATGAGCCATACCAAGACAAAGATGGAGGAAGCTTGGACTATTGAAGAGGTTGCATTCAATGTGCCCGGCCTTTCAGTAGACTGTTTTATCCCTCCAGCAGATTTAAAATCAGGGTCCTTTAGTGAAGCTTGTGAGCTAGCTCAGGATGAAAGGGGAAAGAGTGCAATGGCATTAGCAGCATATCGGGCGAAAGTTGCAGCCCTAGACAAGTCAGATGATAGCTGTGCAGATAACATGATATGGAAGATGGAGGTGTCTGATTGA